One part of the Symphalangus syndactylus isolate Jambi chromosome 1, NHGRI_mSymSyn1-v2.1_pri, whole genome shotgun sequence genome encodes these proteins:
- the NT5DC2 gene encoding 5'-nucleotidase domain-containing protein 2 isoform X4 encodes MRVESGSAQERGILLESLATLLEKTTASHEGRAPGNRELTDLLPPEVCSLLNPAAIYANNEISLRDVEVYGFDYDYTLAQYADALHPEIFSAARDILIEHYKSLLMKIDAFHYVQLGTAYRGLQPVPDEEVIELYGGTQHIPLYQMSGFYGKGPSIKQFMDIFSLPEMALLSCVVDYFLGHSLEFDQAHLYKDVTDAIRDVHVKGLMYQWIEQDMEKYILRGDETFAVLSRLVAHGKQLFLITNSPFSFVDKGMRHMVGPDWRQLFDVVIVQADKPSFFTDRRKPFRKLDEKGSLQWDRITRLEKGKIYRQGNLFDFLRLTEWRGPRVLYFGDHLYSDLADLMLRHGWRTGAIIPELEREIRIINTEQYMHSLTWQQALTGLLERMQTYQDAECRQVLAAWMKERQELRCITKALFNAQFGSIFRTFHNPTYFSRRLVRFSDLYMASLSCLLNYRVDFTFYPRRTPLQHEAPLWMDQLCTGCMKTPFLGDMAHIR; translated from the exons ATGCGAGTGGAGAGCGGTTCTGCGCAGGAAAGAGGAATTTTGTTGGAAAGCCTGGCAACGTTGCTAGAAAAGACCACAGCATCTCACGAGGGGCGTGCGCCGGGAAACCGGGAGTTGACGG ACCTCCTGCCTCCGGAGGTCTGCAGTCTCCTGAACCCGGCAGCCATCTACGCCAACAACGAGATCAGCCTGCGTGACGTTGAGGTCTACGGCTTTGACTACGACTACACCCTGGCCCAGTATGCAGACGCACTGCACCCCGAGATCTTCAGTGCCGCCCGTGACATCCTGATCGAGCACTACAAG AGCCTTCTGATGAAGATTGACGCCTTCCACTACGTGCAGCTGGGGACAGCCTACAG GGGCCTCCAGCCTGTGCCAGATGAGGAGGTGATTGAGCTGTATGGGGGTACCCAGCACATCCCACTATACCAGATGAGTGGCTTCTATGGCAAG GGTCCCTCCATTAAGCAGTTCATGGACATCTTCTCGCTACCGGAGATGGCTCTGCTGTCCTGCGTGGTGGACTACTTTCTGGGCCACAGCCTGGAGTTTGACCAAGCACACCTCTACAAGGACGTGACG GATGCCATCCGAGACGTGCATGTGAAGGGCCTCATGTACCAGTGGATCGAGCAGGACATGG AGAAGTACATCTTGAGAGGGGACGAGACGTTTGCTGTCCTGAGCCGCCTGGTGGCCCATGGGAAACAGCTGTTCCTCATCACCAACAGTCCTTTCAGCTTTGT AGACAAGGGGATGCGGCACATGGTGGGTCCCGATTGGCGCCAGCTCTTCGATGTGGTCATTGTCCAGGCAGACAAGCCCAGCTTCTTCACTGACCGGCGCAA GCCTTTCAGAAAACTCGATGAAAAGGGCTCACTTCAGTGGGACCGGATCACCCGCTTGGAAAAGGGCAAGATCTATCGGCAG GGAAACCTGTTTGACTTCTTACGCTTGACGGAATGGCGTGGCCCCCGCGTGCTCTACTTCGGGGACCACCTCTACAGTGATCTGGCG GATCTCATGCTGCGGCACGGCTGGCGCACAGGCGCCATCATCCCCGAGCTGGAGCGTGAGATCCGCATCATCAACACGGAGCAGTACATGCACTCGCTGACGTGGCAGCAGGCGCTCACGGGGCTGCTGGAGCGCATGCAG ACCTATCAGGACGCGGAGTGCAGGCAGGTGCTGGCTGCCTGGATGAAAGAGCGGCAGGAGCTGAG GTGCATCACCAAGGCCCTGTTCAACGCGCAGTTTGGCAGCATCTTCCGCACCTTCCACAACCCCACCTACTTCTCGAGGCGCCTTGTGCGCTTCTCTGACCTCTACATGGCCTCCCTCAGCTGCCTGCTCAACTACCGCGTGGACTTCACCTTCTACCCGCGCCGCACGCCGCTGCAGCATGAGGCACCCCTCTGGATGGACCAGCTCTGCACGGGCTGCATGAAGACCCCCTTCCTTGGCGACATGGCCCACATCCGCTGA
- the NT5DC2 gene encoding 5'-nucleotidase domain-containing protein 2 isoform X1 has translation MYTHLERQQGHVRKQRAPSWLPSDRAHGYCVGLLRTLSTAWYACGLGIRIRAEEMRVESGSAQERGILLESLATLLEKTTASHEGRAPGNRELTDLLPPEVCSLLNPAAIYANNEISLRDVEVYGFDYDYTLAQYADALHPEIFSAARDILIEHYKYPEGIRKYDYNPSFAIRGLHYDIQKSLLMKIDAFHYVQLGTAYRGLQPVPDEEVIELYGGTQHIPLYQMSGFYGKGPSIKQFMDIFSLPEMALLSCVVDYFLGHSLEFDQAHLYKDVTDAIRDVHVKGLMYQWIEQDMEKYILRGDETFAVLSRLVAHGKQLFLITNSPFSFVDKGMRHMVGPDWRQLFDVVIVQADKPSFFTDRRKPFRKLDEKGSLQWDRITRLEKGKIYRQGNLFDFLRLTEWRGPRVLYFGDHLYSDLADLMLRHGWRTGAIIPELEREIRIINTEQYMHSLTWQQALTGLLERMQTYQDAECRQVLAAWMKERQELRCITKALFNAQFGSIFRTFHNPTYFSRRLVRFSDLYMASLSCLLNYRVDFTFYPRRTPLQHEAPLWMDQLCTGCMKTPFLGDMAHIR, from the exons ATGTACACACACCTTGAAAGACAGCAAGGCCACGTCAGAAAACAACGCGCGCCCAGCTGGCTCCCCTCCGACAGGGCCCACGGGTACTGTGTCGGCCTCCTCCGGACCCTGAGCACAGCCTGGTATGCGTGCGGGCTCGGAATACGGATCCGAGCAGAAGAAATGCGAGTGGAGAGCGGTTCTGCGCAGGAAAGAGGAATTTTGTTGGAAAGCCTGGCAACGTTGCTAGAAAAGACCACAGCATCTCACGAGGGGCGTGCGCCGGGAAACCGGGAGTTGACGG ACCTCCTGCCTCCGGAGGTCTGCAGTCTCCTGAACCCGGCAGCCATCTACGCCAACAACGAGATCAGCCTGCGTGACGTTGAGGTCTACGGCTTTGACTACGACTACACCCTGGCCCAGTATGCAGACGCACTGCACCCCGAGATCTTCAGTGCCGCCCGTGACATCCTGATCGAGCACTACAAG TACCCAGAGGGGATTCGGAAGTATGACTACAACCCCAGCTTTGCCATCCGTGGCCTCCACTATGACATTCAGAAG AGCCTTCTGATGAAGATTGACGCCTTCCACTACGTGCAGCTGGGGACAGCCTACAG GGGCCTCCAGCCTGTGCCAGATGAGGAGGTGATTGAGCTGTATGGGGGTACCCAGCACATCCCACTATACCAGATGAGTGGCTTCTATGGCAAG GGTCCCTCCATTAAGCAGTTCATGGACATCTTCTCGCTACCGGAGATGGCTCTGCTGTCCTGCGTGGTGGACTACTTTCTGGGCCACAGCCTGGAGTTTGACCAAGCACACCTCTACAAGGACGTGACG GATGCCATCCGAGACGTGCATGTGAAGGGCCTCATGTACCAGTGGATCGAGCAGGACATGG AGAAGTACATCTTGAGAGGGGACGAGACGTTTGCTGTCCTGAGCCGCCTGGTGGCCCATGGGAAACAGCTGTTCCTCATCACCAACAGTCCTTTCAGCTTTGT AGACAAGGGGATGCGGCACATGGTGGGTCCCGATTGGCGCCAGCTCTTCGATGTGGTCATTGTCCAGGCAGACAAGCCCAGCTTCTTCACTGACCGGCGCAA GCCTTTCAGAAAACTCGATGAAAAGGGCTCACTTCAGTGGGACCGGATCACCCGCTTGGAAAAGGGCAAGATCTATCGGCAG GGAAACCTGTTTGACTTCTTACGCTTGACGGAATGGCGTGGCCCCCGCGTGCTCTACTTCGGGGACCACCTCTACAGTGATCTGGCG GATCTCATGCTGCGGCACGGCTGGCGCACAGGCGCCATCATCCCCGAGCTGGAGCGTGAGATCCGCATCATCAACACGGAGCAGTACATGCACTCGCTGACGTGGCAGCAGGCGCTCACGGGGCTGCTGGAGCGCATGCAG ACCTATCAGGACGCGGAGTGCAGGCAGGTGCTGGCTGCCTGGATGAAAGAGCGGCAGGAGCTGAG GTGCATCACCAAGGCCCTGTTCAACGCGCAGTTTGGCAGCATCTTCCGCACCTTCCACAACCCCACCTACTTCTCGAGGCGCCTTGTGCGCTTCTCTGACCTCTACATGGCCTCCCTCAGCTGCCTGCTCAACTACCGCGTGGACTTCACCTTCTACCCGCGCCGCACGCCGCTGCAGCATGAGGCACCCCTCTGGATGGACCAGCTCTGCACGGGCTGCATGAAGACCCCCTTCCTTGGCGACATGGCCCACATCCGCTGA
- the NT5DC2 gene encoding 5'-nucleotidase domain-containing protein 2 isoform X3 codes for MRVESGSAQERGILLESLATLLEKTTASHEGRAPGNRELTDLLPPEVCSLLNPAAIYANNEISLRDVEVYGFDYDYTLAQYADALHPEIFSAARDILIEHYKYPEGIRKYDYNPSFAIRGLHYDIQKSLLMKIDAFHYVQLGTAYRGLQPVPDEEGPSIKQFMDIFSLPEMALLSCVVDYFLGHSLEFDQAHLYKDVTDAIRDVHVKGLMYQWIEQDMEKYILRGDETFAVLSRLVAHGKQLFLITNSPFSFVDKGMRHMVGPDWRQLFDVVIVQADKPSFFTDRRKPFRKLDEKGSLQWDRITRLEKGKIYRQGNLFDFLRLTEWRGPRVLYFGDHLYSDLADLMLRHGWRTGAIIPELEREIRIINTEQYMHSLTWQQALTGLLERMQTYQDAECRQVLAAWMKERQELRCITKALFNAQFGSIFRTFHNPTYFSRRLVRFSDLYMASLSCLLNYRVDFTFYPRRTPLQHEAPLWMDQLCTGCMKTPFLGDMAHIR; via the exons ATGCGAGTGGAGAGCGGTTCTGCGCAGGAAAGAGGAATTTTGTTGGAAAGCCTGGCAACGTTGCTAGAAAAGACCACAGCATCTCACGAGGGGCGTGCGCCGGGAAACCGGGAGTTGACGG ACCTCCTGCCTCCGGAGGTCTGCAGTCTCCTGAACCCGGCAGCCATCTACGCCAACAACGAGATCAGCCTGCGTGACGTTGAGGTCTACGGCTTTGACTACGACTACACCCTGGCCCAGTATGCAGACGCACTGCACCCCGAGATCTTCAGTGCCGCCCGTGACATCCTGATCGAGCACTACAAG TACCCAGAGGGGATTCGGAAGTATGACTACAACCCCAGCTTTGCCATCCGTGGCCTCCACTATGACATTCAGAAG AGCCTTCTGATGAAGATTGACGCCTTCCACTACGTGCAGCTGGGGACAGCCTACAG GGGCCTCCAGCCTGTGCCAGATGAGGAG GGTCCCTCCATTAAGCAGTTCATGGACATCTTCTCGCTACCGGAGATGGCTCTGCTGTCCTGCGTGGTGGACTACTTTCTGGGCCACAGCCTGGAGTTTGACCAAGCACACCTCTACAAGGACGTGACG GATGCCATCCGAGACGTGCATGTGAAGGGCCTCATGTACCAGTGGATCGAGCAGGACATGG AGAAGTACATCTTGAGAGGGGACGAGACGTTTGCTGTCCTGAGCCGCCTGGTGGCCCATGGGAAACAGCTGTTCCTCATCACCAACAGTCCTTTCAGCTTTGT AGACAAGGGGATGCGGCACATGGTGGGTCCCGATTGGCGCCAGCTCTTCGATGTGGTCATTGTCCAGGCAGACAAGCCCAGCTTCTTCACTGACCGGCGCAA GCCTTTCAGAAAACTCGATGAAAAGGGCTCACTTCAGTGGGACCGGATCACCCGCTTGGAAAAGGGCAAGATCTATCGGCAG GGAAACCTGTTTGACTTCTTACGCTTGACGGAATGGCGTGGCCCCCGCGTGCTCTACTTCGGGGACCACCTCTACAGTGATCTGGCG GATCTCATGCTGCGGCACGGCTGGCGCACAGGCGCCATCATCCCCGAGCTGGAGCGTGAGATCCGCATCATCAACACGGAGCAGTACATGCACTCGCTGACGTGGCAGCAGGCGCTCACGGGGCTGCTGGAGCGCATGCAG ACCTATCAGGACGCGGAGTGCAGGCAGGTGCTGGCTGCCTGGATGAAAGAGCGGCAGGAGCTGAG GTGCATCACCAAGGCCCTGTTCAACGCGCAGTTTGGCAGCATCTTCCGCACCTTCCACAACCCCACCTACTTCTCGAGGCGCCTTGTGCGCTTCTCTGACCTCTACATGGCCTCCCTCAGCTGCCTGCTCAACTACCGCGTGGACTTCACCTTCTACCCGCGCCGCACGCCGCTGCAGCATGAGGCACCCCTCTGGATGGACCAGCTCTGCACGGGCTGCATGAAGACCCCCTTCCTTGGCGACATGGCCCACATCCGCTGA
- the UQCC5 gene encoding ubiquinol-cytochrome c reductase complex assembly factor 5: MFTRAQVRRILQRVPGKQRFGIYRFLPFFFVLGGTMEWIMIKVRVGQETFYDVYRRKASERQYQRRLEDE, from the exons ATGTTCACCAGGGCCCAGGTGAGACGGATTCTGCAGCGGGTGCCCGGGAAGCAGCGATTTGGCATCTACCGGTTCCTGCCCTTCTTTTTTGTCCTGGGAGGAACGATGGAGTGGATCATGATTAAAGTGCGCGTGGGCCAGGAGACCTTCT ATGATGTCTACCGTAGAAAAGCCTCAGAAAGACAGTATCAGAGAAGGCTGGAAGATGAATGA
- the NT5DC2 gene encoding 5'-nucleotidase domain-containing protein 2 isoform X5 → MAGAGLRAAARRWLLCGGHGGPRAASSSPSCPGCGPPGPGAHCPGAPRSAPAQAPAGGADLSAHLWARYQDMRRLVHDLLPPEVCSLLNPAAIYANNEISLRDVEVYGFDYDYTLAQYADALHPEIFSAARDILIEHYKSLLMKIDAFHYVQLGTAYRGLQPVPDEEVIELYGGTQHIPLYQMSGFYGKGPSIKQFMDIFSLPEMALLSCVVDYFLGHSLEFDQAHLYKDVTDAIRDVHVKGLMYQWIEQDMEKYILRGDETFAVLSRLVAHGKQLFLITNSPFSFVDKGMRHMVGPDWRQLFDVVIVQADKPSFFTDRRKPFRKLDEKGSLQWDRITRLEKGKIYRQGNLFDFLRLTEWRGPRVLYFGDHLYSDLADLMLRHGWRTGAIIPELEREIRIINTEQYMHSLTWQQALTGLLERMQTYQDAECRQVLAAWMKERQELRCITKALFNAQFGSIFRTFHNPTYFSRRLVRFSDLYMASLSCLLNYRVDFTFYPRRTPLQHEAPLWMDQLCTGCMKTPFLGDMAHIR, encoded by the exons ATGGCGGGTGCGGGGCTGCGGGCGGCCGCTCGGCGCTGGCTGCTGTGCGGAGGCCACGGCGGGCCGCGAGCCGCCTCGTCCTCGCCCTCCTGCCCTGGCTGCGGCCCTCCGGGTCCCGGCGCCCACTGCCCCGGCGCCCCGCGCTCCGCGCCCGCCCAGGCACCCGCCGGCGGCGCCGACCTCAGCGCGCACCTATGGGCTCGCTACCAGGACATGCGGAGACTGGTGCACG ACCTCCTGCCTCCGGAGGTCTGCAGTCTCCTGAACCCGGCAGCCATCTACGCCAACAACGAGATCAGCCTGCGTGACGTTGAGGTCTACGGCTTTGACTACGACTACACCCTGGCCCAGTATGCAGACGCACTGCACCCCGAGATCTTCAGTGCCGCCCGTGACATCCTGATCGAGCACTACAAG AGCCTTCTGATGAAGATTGACGCCTTCCACTACGTGCAGCTGGGGACAGCCTACAG GGGCCTCCAGCCTGTGCCAGATGAGGAGGTGATTGAGCTGTATGGGGGTACCCAGCACATCCCACTATACCAGATGAGTGGCTTCTATGGCAAG GGTCCCTCCATTAAGCAGTTCATGGACATCTTCTCGCTACCGGAGATGGCTCTGCTGTCCTGCGTGGTGGACTACTTTCTGGGCCACAGCCTGGAGTTTGACCAAGCACACCTCTACAAGGACGTGACG GATGCCATCCGAGACGTGCATGTGAAGGGCCTCATGTACCAGTGGATCGAGCAGGACATGG AGAAGTACATCTTGAGAGGGGACGAGACGTTTGCTGTCCTGAGCCGCCTGGTGGCCCATGGGAAACAGCTGTTCCTCATCACCAACAGTCCTTTCAGCTTTGT AGACAAGGGGATGCGGCACATGGTGGGTCCCGATTGGCGCCAGCTCTTCGATGTGGTCATTGTCCAGGCAGACAAGCCCAGCTTCTTCACTGACCGGCGCAA GCCTTTCAGAAAACTCGATGAAAAGGGCTCACTTCAGTGGGACCGGATCACCCGCTTGGAAAAGGGCAAGATCTATCGGCAG GGAAACCTGTTTGACTTCTTACGCTTGACGGAATGGCGTGGCCCCCGCGTGCTCTACTTCGGGGACCACCTCTACAGTGATCTGGCG GATCTCATGCTGCGGCACGGCTGGCGCACAGGCGCCATCATCCCCGAGCTGGAGCGTGAGATCCGCATCATCAACACGGAGCAGTACATGCACTCGCTGACGTGGCAGCAGGCGCTCACGGGGCTGCTGGAGCGCATGCAG ACCTATCAGGACGCGGAGTGCAGGCAGGTGCTGGCTGCCTGGATGAAAGAGCGGCAGGAGCTGAG GTGCATCACCAAGGCCCTGTTCAACGCGCAGTTTGGCAGCATCTTCCGCACCTTCCACAACCCCACCTACTTCTCGAGGCGCCTTGTGCGCTTCTCTGACCTCTACATGGCCTCCCTCAGCTGCCTGCTCAACTACCGCGTGGACTTCACCTTCTACCCGCGCCGCACGCCGCTGCAGCATGAGGCACCCCTCTGGATGGACCAGCTCTGCACGGGCTGCATGAAGACCCCCTTCCTTGGCGACATGGCCCACATCCGCTGA
- the NT5DC2 gene encoding 5'-nucleotidase domain-containing protein 2 isoform X2 yields MAGAGLRAAARRWLLCGGHGGPRAASSSPSCPGCGPPGPGAHCPGAPRSAPAQAPAGGADLSAHLWARYQDMRRLVHDLLPPEVCSLLNPAAIYANNEISLRDVEVYGFDYDYTLAQYADALHPEIFSAARDILIEHYKYPEGIRKYDYNPSFAIRGLHYDIQKSLLMKIDAFHYVQLGTAYRGLQPVPDEEVIELYGGTQHIPLYQMSGFYGKGPSIKQFMDIFSLPEMALLSCVVDYFLGHSLEFDQAHLYKDVTDAIRDVHVKGLMYQWIEQDMEKYILRGDETFAVLSRLVAHGKQLFLITNSPFSFVDKGMRHMVGPDWRQLFDVVIVQADKPSFFTDRRKPFRKLDEKGSLQWDRITRLEKGKIYRQGNLFDFLRLTEWRGPRVLYFGDHLYSDLADLMLRHGWRTGAIIPELEREIRIINTEQYMHSLTWQQALTGLLERMQTYQDAECRQVLAAWMKERQELRCITKALFNAQFGSIFRTFHNPTYFSRRLVRFSDLYMASLSCLLNYRVDFTFYPRRTPLQHEAPLWMDQLCTGCMKTPFLGDMAHIR; encoded by the exons ATGGCGGGTGCGGGGCTGCGGGCGGCCGCTCGGCGCTGGCTGCTGTGCGGAGGCCACGGCGGGCCGCGAGCCGCCTCGTCCTCGCCCTCCTGCCCTGGCTGCGGCCCTCCGGGTCCCGGCGCCCACTGCCCCGGCGCCCCGCGCTCCGCGCCCGCCCAGGCACCCGCCGGCGGCGCCGACCTCAGCGCGCACCTATGGGCTCGCTACCAGGACATGCGGAGACTGGTGCACG ACCTCCTGCCTCCGGAGGTCTGCAGTCTCCTGAACCCGGCAGCCATCTACGCCAACAACGAGATCAGCCTGCGTGACGTTGAGGTCTACGGCTTTGACTACGACTACACCCTGGCCCAGTATGCAGACGCACTGCACCCCGAGATCTTCAGTGCCGCCCGTGACATCCTGATCGAGCACTACAAG TACCCAGAGGGGATTCGGAAGTATGACTACAACCCCAGCTTTGCCATCCGTGGCCTCCACTATGACATTCAGAAG AGCCTTCTGATGAAGATTGACGCCTTCCACTACGTGCAGCTGGGGACAGCCTACAG GGGCCTCCAGCCTGTGCCAGATGAGGAGGTGATTGAGCTGTATGGGGGTACCCAGCACATCCCACTATACCAGATGAGTGGCTTCTATGGCAAG GGTCCCTCCATTAAGCAGTTCATGGACATCTTCTCGCTACCGGAGATGGCTCTGCTGTCCTGCGTGGTGGACTACTTTCTGGGCCACAGCCTGGAGTTTGACCAAGCACACCTCTACAAGGACGTGACG GATGCCATCCGAGACGTGCATGTGAAGGGCCTCATGTACCAGTGGATCGAGCAGGACATGG AGAAGTACATCTTGAGAGGGGACGAGACGTTTGCTGTCCTGAGCCGCCTGGTGGCCCATGGGAAACAGCTGTTCCTCATCACCAACAGTCCTTTCAGCTTTGT AGACAAGGGGATGCGGCACATGGTGGGTCCCGATTGGCGCCAGCTCTTCGATGTGGTCATTGTCCAGGCAGACAAGCCCAGCTTCTTCACTGACCGGCGCAA GCCTTTCAGAAAACTCGATGAAAAGGGCTCACTTCAGTGGGACCGGATCACCCGCTTGGAAAAGGGCAAGATCTATCGGCAG GGAAACCTGTTTGACTTCTTACGCTTGACGGAATGGCGTGGCCCCCGCGTGCTCTACTTCGGGGACCACCTCTACAGTGATCTGGCG GATCTCATGCTGCGGCACGGCTGGCGCACAGGCGCCATCATCCCCGAGCTGGAGCGTGAGATCCGCATCATCAACACGGAGCAGTACATGCACTCGCTGACGTGGCAGCAGGCGCTCACGGGGCTGCTGGAGCGCATGCAG ACCTATCAGGACGCGGAGTGCAGGCAGGTGCTGGCTGCCTGGATGAAAGAGCGGCAGGAGCTGAG GTGCATCACCAAGGCCCTGTTCAACGCGCAGTTTGGCAGCATCTTCCGCACCTTCCACAACCCCACCTACTTCTCGAGGCGCCTTGTGCGCTTCTCTGACCTCTACATGGCCTCCCTCAGCTGCCTGCTCAACTACCGCGTGGACTTCACCTTCTACCCGCGCCGCACGCCGCTGCAGCATGAGGCACCCCTCTGGATGGACCAGCTCTGCACGGGCTGCATGAAGACCCCCTTCCTTGGCGACATGGCCCACATCCGCTGA